A region from the Corticium candelabrum chromosome 14, ooCorCand1.1, whole genome shotgun sequence genome encodes:
- the LOC134190427 gene encoding uncharacterized protein LOC134190427: MESDGKDTKREKHRHSRGQHKVCKRKSKQKITQLVASCKKIVDITAAVIGDATKLIHQRSSASSTESETREDDLKTKSETSEGDLKCDSQKFKDVHCHEFSRLRELAEANHSMQILLQRISGDLAVSAVKSKHSQLNGIISMAKRHECRLRILEQRLEELAGFSSDVTHTAEFTQQSMQEVSENLSAFREEVKGWMLKLCSTVYCKKPQSVVQPRKTRFYIETSRDSICKKHKAIRRKCEFVYGSSEGDDERSSSDSDLKRGSSDVCQRLSSTVACQKELQNCKRLFCKDNDNGIPEYHGGSTLHTSSRRECEQETSSVSFALKPVSDTRNIDSLAAGEFKETRDCGKHICGMKDYGSGIPEPEQGDSMRTSRLAQTMYKTENKGILKKQELYTTLVVIFAKSCAYAITKALAIPRQDEPQSRMYQCKADAAVGFVKSVTQSPEIDPYVGQDGTLVTIVSDRNIPCCEKVPARQGTINYAEHKYDVKNGGMYISNIDPRFKKKGDDDSYSNGRNDRRLASRVPHREKVKSEGKPKLPDSQLNSSSATCDSNRQVQTVSEQEAVKETESTHSDVSSTGRTADETKGLSDAQLSMASSGSRTAVSLDSTTYNADTNQSEPTVGSNRLNRSTTSCVSGLVSKGKAMRLADLREAYYSQANEERPVVCHSESQQERSIDCQNETAQCHSSSCSSSVSEMCLDVTEIRQFTYAAIQTATDDFNATLWKDGGRRLGQGSFGVYFGLFDSEKESEQPLGFAVKRLKQADNGKQEQNQGLFKKQFSNEIQALCGIRHRNIIRLHGLCNDGPELCLVYEYVPGGTLAQCLLKTSSNSPDGKVRISIADGLARGLKYLHTRCRPPLIHRDIKSSNILLSNDWTPKLADFGLCRRAESIESAVFDVTSAVGTKAYMAPEALKGYVSSRVDVYSYGMILYELMTGLPPYSSSMKIDLVLYMHDMEADGHDVTVMVDPRTRWCTPVVEKTLKLARRCSDFDSFKRPRMREVVQELERYSNFW; the protein is encoded by the exons ATGGAATCAGACG GTAAGGACACCAAAAGAGAGAAACATCGCCATTCACGGGGACAACACAAAGTTTGTAAGCGTAAGTCAAAGCAAAAGATAACTCAGTTGGTTGCCAGCTGCAAGAAAATTGTAGACATAACAGCTGCAGTCATAGGTGATGCGACTAAACTAATACATCAAAGGTCATCAGCTTCTTCAACAGAATCTGAGACAAGGGAGGATGATTTAAAAACAAAATCTGAGACAAGTGAAGGCGATTTGAAGTGTGACTCTCAGAAATTCAAAGATGTTCATTGTCATGAATTTAGTAGGTTAAGAGAGTTGGCAGAAGCTAATCATAGCATGCAGATATTACTCCAGAGGATTAGCGGGGATCTTGCTGTATCTGCTGTGAAGTCCAAGCATTCTCAGTTGAATGGCATTATAAGTATGGCAAAGAGACATGAATGTCGGCTTAGGATCCTAGAACAACGTTTAGAAGAATTGGCTGGATTTTCTTCAGATGTCACTCATACTGCAGAGTTCACACAGCAAAGCATGCAAGAAGTGTCTGAAAACTTGTCTGCTTTCAGGGAAGAGGTCAAAGGGTGGATGTTGAAGCTATGTTCTACCGTTTATTGCAAGAAACCACAATCTGTTGTACAACCACGAAAGACAAGGTTTTATATCGAGACATCACGTGATTCTATATGTAAGAAACACAAAGCCATCAGAAGAAAATGTGAATTTGTGTACGGAAGCAGTGAGGGTGATGATGAAAGATCATCATCAGACTCTGATTTAAAACGAGGTAGTAGTGATGTTTGTCAGAGGCTTTCATCAACTGTTGCTTGTCAAAAGGAATTACAAAACTGTAAACGTCTTTTTTGTAAGGATAATGATAATGGTATACCTGAATATCATGGTGGTTCAACTTTGCACACGTCATCAAGACGTGAATGTGAACAAGAGACATCTAGTGTCAGTTTTGCATTGAAACCAGTCAGTGACACAAGGAATAT AGATTCTCTAGCAGCTGGTGAATTCAAAGAAACTCGTGATTGTGGCAAG CATATTTGCGGAATGAAGGACTACGGATCCGGAATACCAGAACCAGAACAAGGCGACTCTATGAGGACGTCACGATTAGCTCAGACAATGtataaaacagaaaacaaaggAATCTTGAAGAAACAGGAGCTGTACACAACGTTGGTGGTGATATTTGCTAAATCGTGTGCCTATGCCATTACAAAGGCACTAGCAATACCTCGTCAAGATGAG CCTCAATCACGCATGTATCAATGTAAAGCTGATGCAGCTGTCGGCTTCGTAAAATCAGTGACGCAATCTCCTGAAATTGACCCCTACGTTGGCCAAGACGGAACTCTGGTGACTATTGTTTCAGATAGAAACATCCCTTGTTgtgagaaag TACCAGCCAGACAAGGTACCATCAATTATGCTGAACATAAGTATGACGTCAAAAATGGTGGTATGTACATATCCAATATTGATCCACGTTTCAAGAAGAAGGGGGATGATGATAGCTATTCAAATGGTCGTAACGATAGACGGCTGGCAAGTAGAGTGCCACACAGAGAAAAGGTGAAATCAGAAGGAAAACCTAAACTTCCAGACTCTCAACTCAATTCGAGTAGTGCAACTTGTGACTCCAACAGACAAGTACAAACTGTGAGTGAGCAAGAGGCAgtcaaagaaacagaaagtaCACACTCGGATGTGAGTAGTACTGGTAGAACTGCAGACGAAACGAAAGGTTTGTCAGATGCTCAACTAAGCATGGCATCATCAGGCTCTAGGACTGCGGTCTCATTGGATTCAACTACATACAATGCGGATACAAACCAATCAGAACCAACTGTTGGCAGTAATAGACTGAACAGAAGCACTACCTCATGTGTATCTGGTTTAGTGTCTAAAGGTAAAGCAATGAGATTGGCTGATCTTCGAGAAGCGTATTACTCACAAGCCAATGAAGAGAGGCCCGTTGTTTGTCACTCTGAGTCTCAGCAGGAAAGAAGCATAGATTGCCAGAATGAAACGGCGCAGTGTCACTCCTCGAGTTGTAGTAGTAGTGTTTCTGAGATGTGCTTGGATGTGACAGAAATACGACAATTTACATATGCTGCAATACAAACTGCCACTGACGACTTTAATGCAACATTATGGAAAGATGGCGGTCGAAGACTTGGACAGGGTAGTTTCGGAGTCTACTTTGGTTTATTTGACTCAGAGAAAGAGAGTGAACAGCCACTGGGATTTGCTGTTAAACGGTTGAAACAG GCTGATAATGGTAAGCAAGAACAAAATCAAGGTTTATTCAAAAAGCAATTCTCAAATGAAATTCAAGCTCTGTGTGG AATACGCCATCGCAATATCATCCGACTTCACGGTTTGTGTAACGATGGTCCAGAGTTATGCCTTGTGTATGAATACGTTCCTGGTGGCACCCTGGCTCAGTGTCTACTAAAG ACTAGTAGTAACTCACCGGATGGGAAAGTTCGTATTTCTATTGCTGACGGTCTAGCTCGAGGTCTTAAGTATCTCCACACAAGATGTAGACCACCGTTGATCCACAGAGACATCAAAAG TTCGAACATTCTTCTCAGCAATGACTGGACTCCGAAGTTGGCCGATTTTGGACTTTGTCGTAGAGCAGAGAGCATCGAGTCGGCAGTTTTCGATGTTACTTCTGCTGTTGGTACGAAAGCGTACATGGCACCGGAAGCCCTCAAAGGCTACGTTTCATCTAGAGTGGACGTGTATTCGTATGGAATG ATTCTCTACGAATTGATGACCGGTTTGCCACCTTACTCGTCCAGCATGAAAATTGATCTG GTTCTGTATATGCATGATATGGAAGCTGACGGTCATGATGTGACTGTGATGGTCGATCCCAGAACAAGATGGTGTACTCCTGTTGTGGAAAAGACTTTGAAATTGGCAAGACGTTGTTCAGACTTCGACAGCTTTAAAAGACCAAGGATGCGTGAG GTGGTACAAGAACTAGAAAGATATTCTAACTTTTGGTAA
- the LOC134190430 gene encoding interleukin-1 receptor-associated kinase 4-like, which yields MSTRTEDEDNPAAPIVVVTVVGARGYRAPEVYKKPLSLSVDVYALGVVIYENLTGLPSYSVTTNQCLVDFMSNVTVMVDGHAKWLHNTARDMVKLARDCTNLDSQKRPSITKVVSMMETLKDQAVACTRMHAIDVLETETDSVGDHEISSECCSSYIDEEENACDTVLAGHQNYSLSILPQMPVALACGYC from the exons ATGTCCACCCGAACTGAAGATGAGGACAATCCAGCTGCACCAATTGTTGTGGTGACTGTAGTTGGAGCAAGAGGATATAGAGCACCAGAAGTTTATAAGAAACCTCTTTCTCTATCAGTGGATGTGTATGCATTAGGGGTG GTAATTTACGAAAATCTGACTGGCTTACCTTCCTACTCAGTAACCACAAATCAATGTTTG GTGGACTTTATGAGTAATGTGACAGTTATGGTGGATGGTCATGCCAAATGGCTGCACAATACAGCAAGGGATATGGTCAAGTTGGCTAGAGATTGTACCAACTTGGACAGTCAGAAGCGACCTTCCATCACTAAG GTTGTTTCCATGATGGAGACGTTGAAGGATCAAGCTGTTGCTTGTACCAGAATGCATGCAATAGATGTTTTGGAGACAGAAACAGACTCCGTTGGTGATCACGAAATTTCCTCTGAATGTTGCAGCAGTTATATTGATGAAGAAGAGAATGCGTGTGACACTGTGTTGGCAGGTCATCAAAATTACAGTTTATCAATCTTGCCTCAGA TGCCCGTTGCGTTGGCCTGTGGATATTGCTGA
- the LOC134190428 gene encoding interleukin-1 receptor-associated kinase 4-like, which translates to MAYSVGNTTKQVVGESKLPISLKWTLRAYCQSQETRQTLTSTNELDLHHFLRVSQTLPATVNDNVVLTGIAGNDNTDQVVNRNKTVDDKEVKGLLTQSDLSQLYRLYCFHTRTRALNDIVVSTESTRNDSTCQVAKSLPTELTVEHMPSSTIQGFCISTSSVISSSLLPFGINVDSLTEEESASLVSNKQLPCEHDECLLSEFLAIATDQVPLLRESSLNVARLTEREFAPSVSNNKLSCENDKPLSEPSLATTDQAKLLDRASLDVLSHSQCNESHSSSLDRSHDEVQVLDYSYQDLKTATRNFNNKRCSDGGCLLGSGGFADVFLGHVNNSQGQMIDVAIKKFRSTTKKGESSKTARDRSARHFETERVALARFHHPNVVKLLGQSCDGPELCLVYEYICNGSLADALFSQNNPNPMHAGVCISILRDTARALDDLHSSSPIRIHRDVKCANILITKQYVAKLADFGLSSIKGSGLSSSNSYDGSYACGTECYMAPEAHKKRVSSKVDMYALGVVIYETVTGRSCSKYEKAKEFLIVLRDMLQTHSPQDFIRQVKHIMDSRAQWNVFVAGDLIRFAVRCTNDNSSLRPSASEVLRFLEMILRVHSDVQK; encoded by the exons ATGGCATATTCAGTTGGGAACACAACTAAACAGGTTGTGGGAGAGTCAAAA CTTCCCATATCTTTAAAGTGGACCTTGAGAGCTTATTGTCAAAGCCAAGAAACGCGACAAACTTTAACGTCTACAAATGAGTTGGATTTGCATCACTTTCTCAGAGTTTCACAAACTTTACCAGCAACTGTAAACGACAACGTTGTTTTGACAGGAATTGCTGGAAACGACAATACTGATCAAGTTGTCAATCGTAACAAAACTGTTGATGATAAAGAAGTGAAGGGCTTGCTGACACAGTCGGATTTGTCACAACTTTACAGGCTGTACTGTTTCCATACTCGAACAAGAGCTTTAAACGACATTGTTGTTTCAACAGAAAGTACTCGAAATGACAGTACTTGTCAAGTTGCCAAGAGCTTGCCGACAGAGTTGACAGTGGAGCACATGCCATCATCTACTATTCAAGGTTTTTGTATTTCTACTTCATCTGTCATTTCTTCATCGTTACTGCCTTTTGGCATTAATGTTGACAGCTTGACTGAAGAAGAGTCGGCATCATTAGTGTCAAACAAGCAGTTGCCATGTGAACATGATGAGTGTTTGTTATCAGAATTTTTAGCAATTGCTACTGACCAAGTACCTTTATTACGGGAGTCATCATTAAATGTTGCTAGATTAACTGAAAGAGAGTTTGCACCATCAGTATCAAACAACAAGTTGTCATGTGAAAATGATAAACCTTTGTCAGAACCTTCCTTAGCTACTACTGATCAAGCTAAGTTATTGGATCGAGCATCACTGGATGTATTATCTCATTCTCAGTGTAATGAAAGCCATTCATCATCACTGGATAGATCACATGATGAAGTGCAAGTGTTAGACTATAGTTATCAGGACTTGAAGACAGCAACTAGAAATTTTAACAACAAGAGATGTTCAGATGGAGGTTGCTTATTGGGATCAGGTGGCTTTGCAGATGTCTTTCTTGGTCATGTTAATAACTCTCAAGGTCAAATGATAGATGTGGCAATTAAGAAGTTTAGATCGACAACTAAGAAGGGTGAATCG TCTAAAACTGCAAGGGACAGGTCAGCTAGACATTTTGAAACTGAGCGTGTTGCACTGGCAAG ATTTCATCACCCTAACGTTGTGAAACTTCTTGGTCAATCGTGTGATGGTCCAGAATTGTGTCTTGTTTATGAATACATTTGTAATGGCTCTCTGGCTGACGCACTTTTTTCACAA AACAATCCAAATCCTATGCATGCAGGAGTTTGCATTTCCATTCTTCGGGACACAGCAAGAGCTCTAGATGATCTTCACAGCAGCTCTCCAATACGTATTCATCGAGACGTAAAATG TGCCAACATCCTTATTACCAAACAGTATGTAGCTAAATTGGCTGACTTTGGCTTGTCAAGTATAAAGGGTAGTGGATTGAGTTCAAGTAACTCTTATGATGGATCATATGCGTGTGGCACTGAATGCTATATGGCCCCTGAAGCACACAAAAAGAGAGTATCTTCAAAAGTTGACATGTATGCATTGGGAGTG GTCATCTATGAAACAGTCACTGGTAGGTCTTGTTCCAAGTATGAAAAGGCAAAAGAATTTTTG ATCGTATTGAGAGATATGCTGCAAACACACAGTCCTCAAGATTTTATTCGTCAAGTTAAACATATAATGGACTCTCGTGCACAGTGGAATGTTTTTGTTGCTGGTGACCTGATCAGGTTTGCCGTACGGTGTACCAATGATAACAGTAGTTTGAGGCCAAGTGCCTCAGAG GTTTTGAGGTTTCTGGAAATGATTTTGAGAGTCCATTCTGATGTGCAGAAATGA
- the LOC134190429 gene encoding TM2 domain-containing protein 1-like: protein MLAWCHCVTLLAVLSRLSVAGTSDDLTSSDCLSGYSNTKCKDLLPGQYSCKEPEISLETQSSVGCNQSDHTVSAACYPVNGTECNQCRFNGTEIGFYSAPEHCFYVTGKYDFNVALCLSVFLGFLGVDRFYLGYAAIGLLKLSTFGFFLLGSLIDIVLIASQVVGPADGSDYYIPYYGPRLIHLTENKDTYYKPVD, encoded by the exons ATGCTGGCTTGGTGTCACTGTGTTACTTTGCTGGCAGTCTTGTCGCGTCTTTCGGTAGCTGGTACGTCTGATGATCTAACGAGTAgtgattgtttgtctggttaCAGCAACACGAAATGCAAAGATCTGCTTCCTGGACA GTATTCATGTAAGGAACCAGAAATATCACTGGAAACTCAGAGTTCTGTCGGCTGCAATCAGAGTGACCACACAGTATCTG CTGCTTGCTATCCTGTTAACGGCACAGAGTGTAACCAATGTCGTTTCAATGGAACAGAGATTGGATTCTACAGTGCACCTGAGCATTGTTTTTATGT TACCGGAAAATACGATTTCAATGTTGcactttgtctctctgttttcTTGGGCTTCCTAGGAGTTGATCGATTCTACCTTGGCTATGCAGCTATAG GTCTTCTCAAACTTTCTACATTTGGTTTCTTCCTACTCGGCTCATTGATTGATATCGTACTAATAGCCTCTCAG GTTGTTGGTCCTGCAGATGGCTCGGATTATTACATACCATACTATGGACCACGACTAATTCACTTGACAGAAAATAAAGACACATACTACAAACCAGTTGACTAA